TGGTAAATACTTTTTATGCGAGAAGCTGCTTTTGTAAGGCAAAATAAGGAAAAATGGATTGCTTTTGAAAAGGCCATTAACCTTGAGGCTAAAACAAATCCTGATGAACTTGCCAACGGATATATTCAATTGACGAACGATCTAGCTTATGCGCAAACTTATTACGCAGAAAGTAAGACTTTATTGTATTTAAATGAATTAGCCTCCCAAGCTCATCAAAAAATTTATAAGAACAAAAAAGAAAGTGGTAATAGAATTTTAAGTTTTTGGAAAACGGAATTTCCACTTTTTTTTAAACAATACCACCAAACCCTAAGTATAGCTTTTATTATTTTTAGTATTGCTACGGCTATTGGGTCTTTATCCGCCTTACATGATGCCACTTTTGTTCGTTTAATTTTAGGTGATGCCTATGTAAATGAAACGCTAAATAATATTGCTAATGGTGACCCCGCAGCTATCTACAAAGGTGGTAGTGAAATTGGTACTTTTTTGGGAATAACAATTAACAATATTAGAGTTGCTTTTTTAGCATTTGCTTTTGGTGTAATTACTAGTATAGGCACTGCATATATCCTATTCAGCAATGGTATTATGCTTGGTGCTTTTATCACCTTTTTCTATACTAAAGGAGTTTTCTTTGAAGCAAATAAACAAATTTGGTTGC
The genomic region above belongs to Maribacter hydrothermalis and contains:
- a CDS encoding stage II sporulation protein M; this translates as MREAAFVRQNKEKWIAFEKAINLEAKTNPDELANGYIQLTNDLAYAQTYYAESKTLLYLNELASQAHQKIYKNKKESGNRILSFWKTEFPLFFKQYHQTLSIAFIIFSIATAIGSLSALHDATFVRLILGDAYVNETLNNIANGDPAAIYKGGSEIGTFLGITINNIRVAFLAFAFGVITSIGTAYILFSNGIMLGAFITFFYTKGVFFEANKQIWLHGTIEISVIIIAGCAGLIMGNSILFPKTYSRRVSFMKGAKDGLKVVVSTIPFFIIAGFIEGFITRYTGMPNWIAFLIIGASLFLILYYYIAYPILLNKKYERQLHTVTGKP